The following coding sequences are from one Sciurus carolinensis chromosome 11, mSciCar1.2, whole genome shotgun sequence window:
- the Lrrc32 gene encoding transforming growth factor beta activator LRRC32 isoform X1 encodes MLMFKLVVAAAFYSAGQNFLWEHSLQCRAMSHQILLLLAVLTQGLATSHHRDKGPCKMVDKEALCQGLGLLQVPSLLPLDIEALDLSGNQLRSILASPLSFYIALRHLDLSINEISFLHPGVFQALPHLEHLNLAHNRLAVGTALNAGGLGPLLHVTSLDLSGNSLYSGLVERLLGEAPSLRTLSLAENSLTRLARHTFWGMPALEHLDLHSNVLMDIEDGAFEALPRLAHLNLSRNSLTCISDFSLQQLRVLDLSCNSIEAFQTAAKPRAQYQLAWLDLRENRLLHFPDLAALPKLIYLNVSNNLIRLPSGLPQGSEGLHAPSEGWSALPLSNPSWNTSTYPLSQLLNLDLSYNEIELVPESFLERLTSLRFLNLSRNCLQAFRAPRTGSLPCLVLLDLSHNALEALELGARALGSLRTLLLQDNALQDLPPYTFASLASLQRLNLQGNRVSPCGGPAEPSPAGCVSFSGIPTLRVLNMVDNEMEMLRAGAFLHTPLTELDLSANPGLDVATGALAGLEASLEVLALQGNGLTVLQVDLPCFSCLKRLNLAENRLSHLPAWTQAVSLEVLDLRNNSFSLLPGSAMGGLETSLRRLYLQGNPLSCCGNGWLAAQLHQGRVDVDATQDLICRFGSQAEVSLSHVRPEDCEKGGLKNVNLIIILTFTLVSAIVLTTLATCCCVRRQKFNQQYKA; translated from the exons ATGCTGATGTTCAAGCTAGTGGTGGCGGCTGCTTTCTATTCAGCAGGACAAAATTTCCTGTGGGAGCACAGCCTGCAGTGCAG AGCCATGAGCCACCAGATCCTGCTGCTCCTGGCTGTGCTGACCCAAGGCCTGGCTACCTCCCATCACCGAGACAAGGGGCCCTGTAAGATG GTGGACAAGGAGGCCTTGTGCCAGGGCCTTGGCCTGCTTCAGGTTCCCTCATTGCTCCCGTTGGACATCGAGGCCCTTGACCTCTCTGGAAACCAGCTGCGGAGTATCCTGGCCTCGCCCCTGAGCTTCTACATAGCACTTCGTCACTTGGACCTGAGCATCAACGAGATCAGTTTCCTGCATCCAGGAGTCTTCCAGGCCTTGCCCCACCTGGAGCACCTCAATCTGGCCCACAACCGCCTGGCGGTGGGCACTGCGCTGAACGCTGGTGGTCTGGGCCCCCTGCTGCATGTGACCTCCCTGGACCTGTCTGGGAATAGCCTGTACAGTGGCCTGGTGGAGCGGCTGCTGGGCGAGGCACCCAGCCTGCGCACACTCTCCCTGGCAGAGAATAGCCTGACACGCCTGGCCCGCCACACCTTCTGGGGCATGCCTGCGTTGGAGCACCTTGACCTGCACAGTAACGTGCTGATGGACATCGAGGATGGCGCTTTTGAGGCCCTGCCCCGCCTGGCCCACCTCAATCTCTCCAGGAATTCCCTCACCTGTATCTCCGACTTCAGCCTCCAGCAGCTGCGGGTGCTTGACCTGAGCTGCAACAGCATCGAGGCCTTTCAGACGGCTGCGAAGCCCCGAGCGCAGTACCAGCTGGCCTGGCTGGACCTGCGCGAGAACAGACTGCTCCATTTCCCTGACCTGGCCGCGCTCCCAAAACTCATCTACCTGAACGTGTCCAACAACCTCATCCGGCTCCCCTCGGGGCTGCCTCAGGGCAGTGAGGGCCTCCACGCGCCTTCCGAGGGCTGGTCAGCCCTGCCCCTCTCGAACCCTAGCTGGAACACCAGCACTTACCCCCTCTCCCAGCTCTTGAACCTGGATTTGAGCTACAATGAGATTGAGCTCGTCCCTGAGAGCTTTCTGGAGCGTCTGACCTCTCTACGTTTCCTGAACCTCAGCCGAAACTGCCTGCAGGCTTTTAGGGCCCCGCGCACAggctccctgccctgcctggtgCTCCTGGACTTAAGCCACAATGCACTCGAGGCGCTGGAGCTGGGTGCCAGAGCCCTAGGGTCCCTACGGACGTTGCTCCTGCAGGACAATGCCCTGCAGGACCTGCCACCATATACCTTTGCCAGCTTGGCCAGCCTGCAAAGGCTCAACCTGCAGGGGAACCGGGTTAGTCCCTGCGGGGGGCCAGCTGAGCCCAGCCCCGCAGGCTGTGTGTCCTTCTCTGGCATCCCCACCCTTCGCGTTCTGAACATGGTGGATAACGAGATGGAGATGCTCAGAGCAGGGGCCTTCCTCCACACCCCGCTTACTGAGCTGGACCTCTCTGCCAACCCTGGGCTGGATGTGGCCACAGGAGCCTTGGCAGGCCTGGAGGCCTCTTTGGAGGTCCTTGCGCTCCAGGGCAACGGGCTGACCGTCCTGCAGGTGGACCTGCCCTGCTTCAGCTGCCTCAAGCGGCTCAATCTTGCTGAGAACCGCCTCAGCCACCTGCCTGCCTGGACACAGGCTGTGTCACTGGAGGTGCTGGACCTGCGGAACAACAGCTTCAGCCTCCTGCCAGGGAGTGCCATGGGTGGCCTGGAGACCAGCCTCCGGCGCCTCTACCTACAGGGAAATCCactcagctgctgtggcaatggCTGGCTGGCGGCCCAGCTACACCAGGGCCGAGTGGATGTGGACGCCACCCAGGACCTGATCTGCCGCTTTGGCTCCCAGGCAGAGGTGTCCCTGAGTCACGTGCGTCCTGAGGACTGTGAGAAGGGTGGGCTCAAGAATGTCAACCTCATCATTATTCTTACCTTCACACTGGTTTCTGCCATTGTCCTCACCACGCTGGCCACCTGTTGCTGTGTCCGCCGACAGAAATTCAACCAACAGTACAAAGCCTGA
- the Lrrc32 gene encoding transforming growth factor beta activator LRRC32 isoform X2 has product MSHQILLLLAVLTQGLATSHHRDKGPCKMVDKEALCQGLGLLQVPSLLPLDIEALDLSGNQLRSILASPLSFYIALRHLDLSINEISFLHPGVFQALPHLEHLNLAHNRLAVGTALNAGGLGPLLHVTSLDLSGNSLYSGLVERLLGEAPSLRTLSLAENSLTRLARHTFWGMPALEHLDLHSNVLMDIEDGAFEALPRLAHLNLSRNSLTCISDFSLQQLRVLDLSCNSIEAFQTAAKPRAQYQLAWLDLRENRLLHFPDLAALPKLIYLNVSNNLIRLPSGLPQGSEGLHAPSEGWSALPLSNPSWNTSTYPLSQLLNLDLSYNEIELVPESFLERLTSLRFLNLSRNCLQAFRAPRTGSLPCLVLLDLSHNALEALELGARALGSLRTLLLQDNALQDLPPYTFASLASLQRLNLQGNRVSPCGGPAEPSPAGCVSFSGIPTLRVLNMVDNEMEMLRAGAFLHTPLTELDLSANPGLDVATGALAGLEASLEVLALQGNGLTVLQVDLPCFSCLKRLNLAENRLSHLPAWTQAVSLEVLDLRNNSFSLLPGSAMGGLETSLRRLYLQGNPLSCCGNGWLAAQLHQGRVDVDATQDLICRFGSQAEVSLSHVRPEDCEKGGLKNVNLIIILTFTLVSAIVLTTLATCCCVRRQKFNQQYKA; this is encoded by the exons ATGAGCCACCAGATCCTGCTGCTCCTGGCTGTGCTGACCCAAGGCCTGGCTACCTCCCATCACCGAGACAAGGGGCCCTGTAAGATG GTGGACAAGGAGGCCTTGTGCCAGGGCCTTGGCCTGCTTCAGGTTCCCTCATTGCTCCCGTTGGACATCGAGGCCCTTGACCTCTCTGGAAACCAGCTGCGGAGTATCCTGGCCTCGCCCCTGAGCTTCTACATAGCACTTCGTCACTTGGACCTGAGCATCAACGAGATCAGTTTCCTGCATCCAGGAGTCTTCCAGGCCTTGCCCCACCTGGAGCACCTCAATCTGGCCCACAACCGCCTGGCGGTGGGCACTGCGCTGAACGCTGGTGGTCTGGGCCCCCTGCTGCATGTGACCTCCCTGGACCTGTCTGGGAATAGCCTGTACAGTGGCCTGGTGGAGCGGCTGCTGGGCGAGGCACCCAGCCTGCGCACACTCTCCCTGGCAGAGAATAGCCTGACACGCCTGGCCCGCCACACCTTCTGGGGCATGCCTGCGTTGGAGCACCTTGACCTGCACAGTAACGTGCTGATGGACATCGAGGATGGCGCTTTTGAGGCCCTGCCCCGCCTGGCCCACCTCAATCTCTCCAGGAATTCCCTCACCTGTATCTCCGACTTCAGCCTCCAGCAGCTGCGGGTGCTTGACCTGAGCTGCAACAGCATCGAGGCCTTTCAGACGGCTGCGAAGCCCCGAGCGCAGTACCAGCTGGCCTGGCTGGACCTGCGCGAGAACAGACTGCTCCATTTCCCTGACCTGGCCGCGCTCCCAAAACTCATCTACCTGAACGTGTCCAACAACCTCATCCGGCTCCCCTCGGGGCTGCCTCAGGGCAGTGAGGGCCTCCACGCGCCTTCCGAGGGCTGGTCAGCCCTGCCCCTCTCGAACCCTAGCTGGAACACCAGCACTTACCCCCTCTCCCAGCTCTTGAACCTGGATTTGAGCTACAATGAGATTGAGCTCGTCCCTGAGAGCTTTCTGGAGCGTCTGACCTCTCTACGTTTCCTGAACCTCAGCCGAAACTGCCTGCAGGCTTTTAGGGCCCCGCGCACAggctccctgccctgcctggtgCTCCTGGACTTAAGCCACAATGCACTCGAGGCGCTGGAGCTGGGTGCCAGAGCCCTAGGGTCCCTACGGACGTTGCTCCTGCAGGACAATGCCCTGCAGGACCTGCCACCATATACCTTTGCCAGCTTGGCCAGCCTGCAAAGGCTCAACCTGCAGGGGAACCGGGTTAGTCCCTGCGGGGGGCCAGCTGAGCCCAGCCCCGCAGGCTGTGTGTCCTTCTCTGGCATCCCCACCCTTCGCGTTCTGAACATGGTGGATAACGAGATGGAGATGCTCAGAGCAGGGGCCTTCCTCCACACCCCGCTTACTGAGCTGGACCTCTCTGCCAACCCTGGGCTGGATGTGGCCACAGGAGCCTTGGCAGGCCTGGAGGCCTCTTTGGAGGTCCTTGCGCTCCAGGGCAACGGGCTGACCGTCCTGCAGGTGGACCTGCCCTGCTTCAGCTGCCTCAAGCGGCTCAATCTTGCTGAGAACCGCCTCAGCCACCTGCCTGCCTGGACACAGGCTGTGTCACTGGAGGTGCTGGACCTGCGGAACAACAGCTTCAGCCTCCTGCCAGGGAGTGCCATGGGTGGCCTGGAGACCAGCCTCCGGCGCCTCTACCTACAGGGAAATCCactcagctgctgtggcaatggCTGGCTGGCGGCCCAGCTACACCAGGGCCGAGTGGATGTGGACGCCACCCAGGACCTGATCTGCCGCTTTGGCTCCCAGGCAGAGGTGTCCCTGAGTCACGTGCGTCCTGAGGACTGTGAGAAGGGTGGGCTCAAGAATGTCAACCTCATCATTATTCTTACCTTCACACTGGTTTCTGCCATTGTCCTCACCACGCTGGCCACCTGTTGCTGTGTCCGCCGACAGAAATTCAACCAACAGTACAAAGCCTGA